Proteins co-encoded in one Aspergillus luchuensis IFO 4308 DNA, chromosome 6, nearly complete sequence genomic window:
- a CDS encoding uncharacterized protein (TransMembrane:1 (i28-48o)) — protein sequence MTLPYRSGVVVFLTLKVYIRRTLRNSGMICMFFLGLYAAVLCICHMVYGDSGTSYIYCTHCGTFQLEEFSLGRRYSGAGCISRVEKVHNDGVSGRGADLNYASERIGQDRRNQKHALLAIDKGLDATWMYIVNV from the coding sequence ATGACTCTACCATATCGGTCTGGTGTTGTGGTGTTTCTAACCCTGAAAGTTTACATACGTCGTACATTGAGGAATTCTGGAATGATTTGCATGTTTTTCTTGGGGCTATATGCGGCTGTATTATGCATTTGCCACATGGTCTATGGCGATTCTGGAACATCCTACATATATTGCACGCACTGTGGCACTTTCCAGCTAGAAGAATTTTCCCTTGGGCGGCGATATTCGGGCGCAGGATGCATTTCGCGCGTGGAAAAGGTGCATAACGACGGCGTCAGTGGTAGAGGGGCAGATCTGAACTATGCTTCGGAGCGCATCGGACAGGATCGGAGGAATCAGAAGCACGCACTTTTGGCAATAGACAAGGGACTGGATGCGAcatggatgtacatagtgaATGTGTGA
- a CDS encoding alpha/beta fold hydrolase (COG:S;~EggNog:ENOG410PW0T;~InterPro:IPR000073,IPR029058;~PFAM:PF12697), whose amino-acid sequence MMILDSPPPSFSTLSLTVNDHPLKLSTLYRPGPKPAILFLHGFGSCKEDLHDLVYLPSLRDHTLIAYDAPGCGASEYYGPSSDLTISFLVATAQAVLKQFHITSFYLIGHSTGALTGLMLAASLPPTQYQLLAFINIEGTLSPENCFFTRSLYTDLVKSTPSSSPEDDLQKLIAHAHSTPGYSHALYASLLPSRVRPEAVRPLVTSAVELSWKNLLGRFLRLSCPLMYMFGDQNREVSFLSQLEMKGVELAQIPTSGHFPMYSNPAKMLRRIEGFFRDCTYAGSTSSGSGGSF is encoded by the coding sequence ATGATGATCCTCGACAgtccacctccatctttctcGACCCTCTCTCTGACGGTCAATGACCATCCCCTCAAGCTCTCTACCCTTTATCGCCCCGGACCCAAACCTGCGATACTCTTCTTACATGGCTTCGGCTCTTGCAAAGAAGATCTCCACGATCTGGTCTACCTCCCTTCATTACGAGACCACACCTTGATCGCCTACGATGCCCCCGGCTGCGGTGCCTCTGAATACTATGGTCCCAGCAGCGACCTGACCATCTCCTTCCTCGTGGCCACAGCCCAAGCCGTGCTCAAGCAATTCCATATTACCTCCTTCTACCTAATTGGACACTCCACCGGCGCCCTGACAGGCCTCATGCTCGCCGCCTCTCTACCCCCAACACAATACCAACTGctcgccttcatcaacatcgaAGGCACCCTCTCCCCAGAGAACTGTTTCTTCACCCGCTCTCTCTACACCGACCTCGTCAAATCTACCCCCTCCTCTAGCCCCGAGGACGACCTCCAGAAACTCATCGCCCACGCCCACTCCACCCCAGGCTACTCACACGCTCTGTACGCCTCATTACTGCCCTCCCGCGTGCGTCCCGAAGCCGTCCGCCCCCTCGTTACCTCCGCCGTCGAGCTCTCATGGAAGAACCTCCTCGGTCGCTTCCTCCGATTATCCTGCCCGCTCATGTACATGTTCGGAGACCAGAACCGTGAAGTGTCATTTCTGAGTCAATTAGAAATGAAGGGGGTTGAGTTGGCGCAAATCCCCACAAGCGGGCACTTCCCCATGTACTCCAACCCGGCGAAGATGTTACGACGCATCGAGGGATTTTTCCGGGACTGTACTTACGCTGGGAGTACCAgtagtggcagtggtgggagTTTCTAG